In Salvelinus alpinus chromosome 20, SLU_Salpinus.1, whole genome shotgun sequence, a genomic segment contains:
- the LOC139547276 gene encoding uncharacterized protein, producing MPPSPNPHYITPPNPHYFTPPNPHYITPPNPHYITPPNPHYITPPNPHYITPPNPHYFTPPNPHYITPPNSHCILPPNPHYITPLNPHYITPPNPHYITTPNPHYITPPNPHYTTTPNPHYITPPNPHYITPPNPHYITPPNPHYITPPNPHYITPPNSHYITPPNPHCITTPNPHYITPPNPHYITPPNPHYITTSNPHYITPPNSHCILPPNPHYITPLNPHYITPPNPHYITPPNPHYITPPNPHCITTPNPHYITPPNPHYITTPNPHYITPPNPHYTTTPNPHYITPPNPHYITPPNPHYITPPNPHYITPPNPHYITPPNSHYITPPNPHYITTSNPHYITPPNPHYITLPNPHYITPPNPHYFTPPNPHYITPPNPHYITPPNPHYITPPNPHYFTPPNPHYITPPNPHYFTPPNPHYFTPPNPHYITPPNPHYITPPNPHYITPPNPHYITPPNPHYITPPNPHYITPPNPLYNTPPNPHYITPLNPHYITPPNPHYITPPNPHYITPPNPHYITPPNPHYISPPNPHCITPPNPLYNTPPNPHYITPPNPHYITPPNPHYITPPNPHYISPPNPHCITPPNPHYNTPPNPHYITPPNPHYITPPNPHYISPPNPHCITPPNPHYITPPNPHYITPPNPHYFTPPNPHYITPPNPHYITPPNPHYITPPNPHYITPPNPHYISPPNPHYITPPNPHYITPYEYSNYRHLNLGV from the coding sequence ATGCCTCCTAGTCCTAACCCTCACTACATCACCCCTCCTAATCCTCACTACTTCACCCCTCCTAACCCTCACTACATCACCCCTCCTAACCCTCACTACATCACTCCTCCTAACCCTCACTACATCACCCCTCCTAACCCTCACTACATCACCCCTCCTAACCCTCACTACTTCACCCCTCCTAACCCTCACTACATCACCCCTCCTAACTCTCACTGCATCCTCCCTCCTAACCCTCACTACATCACCCCTCTTAACCCTCACTACATCACCCCTCCTAACCCTCACTACATCACCACTCCTAACCCTCACTACATCACCCCTCCTAACCCTCACTACACCACCACTCCTAACCCTCACTACATCACCCCTCCTAACCCTCACTACATCACCCCTCCTAACCCTCACTACATCACCCCTCCTAACCCTCACTACATCACCCCTCCTAACCCTCACTACATCACCCCTCCTAACTCTCACTACATCACCCCTCCTAACCCTCACTGCATCACCACTCCTAACCCTCACTACATCACCCCTCCTAACCCTCACTACATCACCCCTCCTAACCCTCACTACATCACCACTTCTAACCCTCACTACATCACCCCTCCTAACTCTCACTGCATCCTCCCTCCTAACCCTCACTACATCACCCCTCTTAACCCTCACTACATCACCCCTCCTAACCCTCACTACATCACCCCTCCTAACCCTCACTACATCACCCCTCCTAACCCTCACTGCATCACCACTCCTAACCCTCACTACATCACCCCTCCTAACCCTCACTACATCACCACTCCTAACCCTCACTACATCACCCCTCCTAACCCTCACTACACCACCACTCCTAACCCTCACTACATCACCCCTCCTAACCCTCACTACATCACCCCTCCTAACCCTCACTACATCACCCCTCCTAACCCTCACTACATCACCCCTCCTAACCCTCACTACATCACCCCTCCTAACTCTCACTACATCACCCCTCCTAACCCTCACTACATCACCACTTCTAACCCTCACTACATCACCCCTCCTAACCCTCACTACATCACCCTTCCTAACCCTCACTACATCACCCCTCCTAACCCTCACTACTTCACCCCTCCTAACCCTCACTACATCACCCCTCCTAACCCTCACTACATCACCCCTCCTAACCCTCACTACATCACTCCTCCTAACCCTCACTACTTCACCCCTCCTAACCCTCACTACATCACTCCTCCTAACCCTCACTACTTCACCCCTCCTAACCCTCACTACTTCACCCCTCCTAACCCTCACTACATCACCCCTCCTAACCCTCACTACATCACTCCTCCTAACCCTCACTACATCACCCCTCCTAATCCTCACTACATCACCCCTCCTAACCCTCACTACATCACCCCTCCTAACCCTCACTACATCACCCCTCCTAATCCTCTCTACAACACCCCTCCTAACCCTCACTACATCACCCCTCTTAACCCTCACTACATCACCCCTCCTAACCCTCACTACATCACCCCTCCTAACCCTCACTACATCACCCCTCCTAACCCTCACTACATCACCCCTCCTAACCCTCACTACATCAGCCCTCCCAACCCTCACTGCATCACCCCTCCTAATCCTCTCTACAACACCCCTCCTAACCCCCACTACATCACCCCTCCTAACCCTCACTACATCACCCCTCCTAACCCTCACTACATCACCCCTCCTAACCCTCACTACATCAGCCCTCCCAACCCTCACTGCATCACCCCTCCTAACCCTCACTACAACACCCCTCCTAACCCCCACTACATCACCCCTCCTAACCCTCACTACATCACCCCTCCTAACCCTCACTACATCAGCCCTCCCAACCCTCACTGCATCACCCCTCCTAACCCTCACTACATCACCCCTCCTAACCCCCACTACATCACCCCTCCTAACCCTCACTACTTCACCCCTCCTAACCCTCACTACATCACCCCTCCTAACCCTCACTACATCACCCCTCCTAACCCTCACTACATCACCCCTCCTAACCCTCACTACATCACCCCTCCTAACCCTCACTACATCAGCCCTCCCAACCCCCACTACATCACCCCTCCTAACCCTCACTACATAACACCTTATGAATATTCGAACTATCGACATCTCAATCTGGGAGTTTAG